Proteins co-encoded in one Erwinia sp. genomic window:
- the ppx gene encoding Exopolyphosphatase (ID:JIFNMEKO_02010;~source:Prodigal:2.6) codes for MPISNTHAPKPQEFAAIDLGSNSFHMVIARVVDGALQVLSRLKQRVHLADGLDANNVLSEEAIQRGLNCLALFAERLQGFSASNVTIVGTHTLRQAVNAEAFLQRAAEVMPYPIEVISGNEEARLIFMGVEHTQPEKGRKLVIDIGGGSTELVIGEDFEPRLVESRRMGCVSFANLYFPGGVISKENFRRARLAAAQKLETLAWQYRLLGWDYALGASGTIKAACEVLLAMGEKDNHIMPERLERLYDEVVKYKSFESLSLPGLSEERKAVFVPGLAILCGVFDALAIRELRLSDGALREGVLYEMEGRFRHQDIRIRTAQSLANHYAIDSDQARRVLDTTETLYIQWRDQNPKLAHPQLAALLKWAAMLHEVGLTINHSGLQRHSSYILQNTNLPGFSQDQQTLLATLVRYHRKAVKVDEMPRMMLFKKKQFLPLIFLLRLGALLNNQRQATSTPTLLQLTTDDGHWTLTFREGYFTQNTLVQLDLEREQAYWKEVTGWQLLIKEENA; via the coding sequence ATGCCTATATCCAATACTCATGCTCCGAAACCACAGGAATTTGCTGCTATCGACCTGGGTTCAAACAGTTTTCATATGGTCATCGCCCGCGTTGTGGATGGTGCCTTGCAGGTGCTTAGCCGTCTTAAACAGCGGGTACACCTGGCAGATGGATTAGACGCCAATAATGTGCTCTCGGAAGAGGCTATCCAGCGCGGCTTAAATTGCCTGGCGCTCTTTGCTGAGCGGCTACAGGGTTTCAGTGCTTCTAATGTCACCATTGTCGGTACGCATACACTAAGACAGGCAGTGAATGCCGAAGCGTTTTTGCAACGTGCCGCTGAGGTCATGCCATATCCGATTGAAGTCATCTCAGGCAACGAAGAAGCACGGCTTATCTTCATGGGCGTCGAGCACACTCAGCCAGAGAAAGGGCGTAAGCTGGTTATTGACATTGGTGGTGGTTCGACAGAGTTAGTGATCGGTGAAGATTTTGAGCCACGACTGGTTGAAAGCCGCCGCATGGGATGTGTCAGTTTTGCCAACCTCTATTTCCCCGGAGGTGTGATCAGTAAAGAAAATTTCCGCCGTGCGCGCCTCGCCGCAGCACAGAAACTGGAAACTCTGGCCTGGCAATACCGTTTACTGGGGTGGGACTATGCACTTGGCGCTTCAGGCACGATCAAAGCCGCCTGCGAAGTACTGCTGGCGATGGGTGAGAAAGATAATCACATCATGCCTGAGCGACTTGAGAGACTGTATGACGAAGTGGTGAAGTACAAATCTTTTGAATCCCTGAGTTTACCCGGGCTTTCAGAAGAGAGAAAAGCGGTGTTTGTGCCAGGACTGGCAATCCTGTGCGGGGTATTTGATGCCCTGGCGATCCGTGAGTTGCGGCTGTCAGATGGCGCACTACGTGAAGGTGTACTCTATGAAATGGAGGGACGCTTTCGCCATCAGGATATCCGTATCCGTACTGCACAAAGTTTAGCCAATCACTACGCTATCGACAGTGATCAGGCACGACGTGTACTCGATACCACTGAAACACTCTATATACAGTGGCGTGACCAAAATCCCAAACTTGCACATCCCCAACTTGCCGCGCTGCTAAAATGGGCCGCGATGCTGCATGAAGTAGGATTAACCATTAATCACAGTGGATTACAGCGCCACTCTTCCTACATTCTGCAAAACACCAATTTGCCGGGTTTCAGCCAGGATCAGCAAACCTTACTGGCAACCCTGGTTCGCTATCATCGCAAAGCGGTAAAAGTGGATGAAATGCCACGGATGATGTTGTTTAAAAAGAAACAGTTTTTACCACTGATCTTCTTATTACGTCTGGGTGCATTGCTCAACAACCAGCGTCAGGCAACCTCAACACCGACATTACTGCAACTAACTACTGATGATGGACACTGGACACTGACATTTCGTGAAGGGTATTTTACTCAAAATACCCTGGTTCAGCTTGATTTGGAGCGTGAGCAGGCCTACTGGAAAGAGGTGACAGGCTGGCAATTACTCATCAAAGAGGAAAATGCATGA
- the purN gene encoding Phosphoribosylglycinamide formyltransferase (ID:JIFNMEKO_02007;~source:Prodigal:2.6), translating to MKKIVVLVSGNGSNLQAIIDACEQGRMAASVVAVFSNKADAFALTRAREAGIPAHALSIDAFTDRDAFDCAMMREIDAYSPDVVVLAGYMRIITAPFVLHYAGMLLNIHPSLLPLYPGLHTHRKALENGDQIHGTTVHFVTTELDSGPVILQATVPVYPEDNVDDIAQRVQYQEHQIYPLVISWFIADRLKMQDSRAWLDNSPLPAAGYAAE from the coding sequence ATGAAAAAAATTGTCGTCCTTGTTTCTGGCAATGGCAGCAACTTGCAGGCCATTATCGATGCCTGCGAACAAGGACGTATGGCTGCCAGCGTTGTGGCGGTATTCAGTAATAAGGCCGATGCCTTTGCGCTAACGCGTGCACGTGAGGCCGGGATACCGGCTCACGCGCTATCAATCGATGCCTTTACAGATCGGGATGCCTTTGATTGTGCAATGATGCGGGAAATTGATGCCTATTCACCTGACGTAGTGGTGCTGGCGGGTTACATGCGGATTATCACCGCACCTTTCGTTCTCCACTATGCCGGAATGCTGCTCAACATCCACCCTTCTTTACTTCCACTCTATCCCGGGCTGCATACTCATCGCAAGGCTCTGGAGAACGGTGACCAGATACATGGTACGACAGTGCATTTTGTCACAACAGAACTGGATAGCGGACCTGTCATTTTACAAGCGACAGTCCCGGTTTATCCCGAAGATAATGTTGATGATATTGCCCAACGTGTACAGTACCAGGAACACCAGATCTACCCTCTGGTTATCAGCTGGTTTATTGCTGATCGATTGAAAATGCAGGATTCACGTGCATGGCTGGATAACTCACCTCTGCCTGCGGCGGGATACGCCGCGGAGTAA
- a CDS encoding hypothetical protein (ID:JIFNMEKO_02008;~source:Prodigal:2.6) — MAREWQKCPTDNKIYHLTGSLALKPSGEQSLAVVLVFNWMKIICAGVSPARGEEASCLTIAVARITPRRIPPQAEVSYPAMHVNPAFSIDQQ; from the coding sequence ATGGCGAGAGAATGGCAAAAATGTCCAACGGACAATAAAATTTATCACCTCACCGGGTCACTGGCACTGAAACCATCAGGGGAACAGAGTTTAGCGGTAGTGCTGGTGTTTAACTGGATGAAGATAATATGTGCAGGAGTATCCCCTGCACGCGGCGAAGAAGCGAGTTGTCTGACAATTGCAGTCGCCAGGATTACTCCGCGGCGTATCCCGCCGCAGGCAGAGGTGAGTTATCCAGCCATGCACGTGAATCCTGCATTTTCAATCGATCAGCAATAA
- the tehB gene encoding Tellurite methyltransferase (ID:JIFNMEKO_02011;~source:Prodigal:2.6) has product MTLSVPGSLNYFAEKYQLTPPHSEVVEAVSRITPGAALDLGCGSGRNTLYLQQHGFTMTAWDKNRASLDKLRAIISAEQLTAIEVAEKDFDQLRFNGAYQLVVSTVVMMFLQPATIPQLITDMQASTLRDGYNLIVAAMDTPDYPCNQGFPFAFRRGELSEYYRDWHIIKYNEEVGQLHRRDASGQRISLRFATLLARKHKIKM; this is encoded by the coding sequence ATGACGTTGTCGGTACCAGGTTCCCTGAATTATTTTGCGGAAAAATATCAGCTGACACCACCACATTCTGAGGTGGTTGAAGCCGTTTCTCGTATAACGCCGGGGGCAGCACTGGATCTGGGATGCGGTAGCGGCCGCAATACCCTTTATCTGCAACAGCATGGTTTTACCATGACAGCATGGGATAAAAATCGGGCCAGCCTTGATAAACTAAGGGCGATTATCAGCGCAGAGCAGCTCACTGCCATCGAAGTAGCAGAAAAAGATTTCGATCAGCTGCGTTTCAATGGTGCCTATCAGTTGGTCGTTTCCACCGTGGTGATGATGTTTTTACAACCAGCAACCATTCCACAACTGATAACAGATATGCAGGCCAGTACCCTACGTGATGGCTATAATCTGATAGTGGCGGCGATGGATACGCCCGATTATCCCTGTAACCAGGGATTTCCCTTTGCTTTTCGTCGCGGAGAGTTAAGCGAATATTACCGTGACTGGCATATCATTAAATATAATGAAGAGGTTGGCCAGTTGCACCGCCGCGATGCCAGTGGTCAGCGCATCTCATTACGTTTTGCGACACTACTTGCGCGAAAACATAAGATTAAAATGTAA
- a CDS encoding hypothetical protein (ID:JIFNMEKO_02015;~source:Prodigal:2.6), with the protein MDSKTNNFRLVITLTISAIAIAVYNSIFYPGYLTPDSAYILYQTNGIAPLSNWHPIFITLLWGFFYDVFKSAGGIWSIQILLLVLSTTFMSLKIKSTTIGILFLVLTLFYPPIMTNMGALWKDDFAAIFTLMSYAFLISYCNKKTKCNLSLLIASCILVSLTRIDYFIVILPFLLAATISLDHLKTKNAFARFFYYVLMVLFSVFTINQTLSVGIEKKLNPWVTIAAWDIVGIEQRSGEKDLSSIYNCNTSDPLVWGATKRFSVNLPEGDYVTPVKEESSYFFKLWFSSIIKHPVSYVEHRICVAKVFLGFDTPLVHYPYPAPIFNNYNLNQKSDRSNLNLDVYWFFDANSSSPMFRYWYYLVVVIFITLAMNAMRKFSIVNNALSASILLEALRVFVLPAADFRYGIWIVFGTLTLIFVSIDKIINKRDDC; encoded by the coding sequence ATGGATAGTAAAACTAACAATTTCAGATTAGTAATAACATTAACTATTTCAGCTATCGCTATAGCAGTTTACAATTCTATTTTTTACCCCGGCTACCTGACGCCGGACAGCGCTTACATTTTGTACCAAACAAACGGAATAGCCCCACTCAGTAACTGGCATCCTATTTTTATCACCCTTTTATGGGGTTTTTTTTATGATGTATTCAAAAGTGCCGGAGGTATTTGGAGCATACAAATACTTCTCCTTGTTTTATCTACCACCTTCATGTCATTAAAAATCAAAAGTACTACTATTGGTATTTTGTTTCTTGTGCTAACATTGTTTTACCCTCCAATAATGACAAATATGGGTGCTTTATGGAAAGATGATTTCGCAGCAATATTCACGTTAATGAGTTATGCATTCCTAATAAGTTACTGCAATAAAAAAACAAAGTGCAACTTATCGTTACTAATTGCTTCATGCATTCTTGTTTCTCTAACAAGAATTGATTACTTTATAGTGATATTACCGTTTTTGTTAGCGGCGACTATTTCCCTGGATCATCTAAAAACTAAAAATGCATTTGCACGATTTTTTTACTACGTGTTAATGGTATTATTTTCAGTTTTTACCATAAACCAAACGCTTAGCGTTGGTATTGAAAAGAAACTGAATCCCTGGGTGACTATAGCAGCATGGGACATCGTGGGTATTGAGCAAAGATCCGGAGAGAAAGATCTTAGTTCCATTTATAACTGTAATACATCAGACCCTCTGGTATGGGGTGCCACAAAAAGGTTCTCAGTTAATCTACCCGAAGGTGACTATGTAACTCCAGTAAAGGAAGAAAGTTCATACTTCTTTAAACTATGGTTTAGCAGTATTATAAAACATCCTGTGTCATATGTTGAACATCGTATTTGCGTGGCAAAAGTATTTTTGGGATTTGATACGCCATTAGTCCATTACCCTTATCCTGCGCCAATATTTAATAATTATAACCTTAACCAAAAGTCCGATAGAAGCAACCTTAACCTAGATGTTTATTGGTTCTTTGATGCAAATTCATCATCACCAATGTTCAGATACTGGTATTATCTTGTAGTTGTAATATTTATTACATTAGCGATGAATGCCATGAGAAAATTTTCCATAGTCAATAACGCTCTATCAGCGAGCATCTTACTCGAAGCTCTACGCGTTTTTGTTCTCCCTGCAGCAGATTTCAGGTATGGTATATGGATTGTTTTCGGGACATTGACTTTAATATTTGTATCGATAGATAAAATTATCAATAAGAGAGATGATTGCTAA
- a CDS encoding putative glycosyltransferase (ID:JIFNMEKO_02016;~source:Prodigal:2.6): protein MKYRNLKVALVVPCYNEEQTVATVVRDFKQAMPEIQVYVFDNMSSDDTKTEAEKAGAKVISVNQKGKGNVVRRIFADVDADIYVMVDGDATYEASAVHKLVDKLIDENLDMVVGCRKVTEDNARKAYRHGHQLGNKALTQSVTYIFGGNFTDMLSGYRAFTRRYAKSFPALATGFETETELTVHALELRMPYGEINTAYGERPEGSTSKLSTYKDGYRILKTIMRLFMRERPMWFFGIISAMFCILSVVLSLPVIFEYIDSRTVPRLPTAVLSATLMLACFLSIFCGLILDSVTVGRHESKRLAYLSVPTNKDHE, encoded by the coding sequence ATGAAGTACAGAAATCTAAAAGTTGCATTGGTCGTACCATGCTATAACGAAGAGCAAACAGTAGCCACAGTTGTTCGTGATTTTAAGCAGGCTATGCCAGAGATTCAAGTGTACGTCTTTGATAATATGTCATCTGATGACACAAAAACAGAGGCGGAAAAAGCAGGCGCAAAAGTTATATCCGTAAATCAAAAAGGCAAAGGTAACGTTGTCCGTCGTATCTTCGCAGATGTTGATGCTGATATTTATGTGATGGTTGATGGTGATGCAACCTACGAGGCATCCGCAGTTCATAAGCTAGTAGACAAGTTAATTGATGAAAACCTGGATATGGTTGTTGGATGCCGGAAAGTAACTGAAGACAATGCGAGAAAAGCATACCGACATGGACATCAGTTGGGTAATAAGGCGTTAACTCAAAGCGTAACATACATCTTTGGTGGAAATTTTACAGATATGTTATCGGGATACCGAGCGTTTACAAGACGCTACGCGAAGTCTTTCCCAGCTCTGGCAACTGGGTTTGAAACTGAAACAGAACTCACAGTACATGCTTTAGAGTTACGTATGCCGTATGGAGAAATAAACACTGCGTATGGTGAGCGACCAGAAGGGTCAACAAGCAAGTTATCAACTTACAAAGATGGCTATCGGATATTAAAAACCATCATGCGATTGTTTATGCGCGAACGCCCGATGTGGTTCTTCGGTATAATATCAGCGATGTTCTGCATACTATCTGTTGTTCTGTCTCTACCGGTCATTTTTGAATATATCGATTCAAGAACGGTTCCTAGACTTCCAACTGCTGTTCTTTCAGCAACGCTGATGCTAGCTTGTTTCTTATCGATATTCTGTGGACTTATACTCGATAGCGTCACTGTCGGTCGTCATGAAAGCAAACGGCTTGCATATCTTTCCGTGCCAACAAATAAAGACCATGAATAA
- a CDS encoding hypothetical protein (ID:JIFNMEKO_02014;~source:Prodigal:2.6), with the protein MRKFTTSALLFAVLTTALPTMTAYAAPRPEVAEYVKAWQGTEGIKVWTLRYGPRDKHQALVQITGADHDWDGKIQLMNIEDKGARKDYSVMVNGKKYVVLLIDKYNNGEVYLPGEKNEHKVFYSDDLSSQGNAQYFLTDYLNQETGTAE; encoded by the coding sequence ATGCGGAAGTTTACTACCAGTGCTTTACTGTTCGCTGTTTTGACAACGGCCCTCCCCACAATGACAGCCTACGCAGCCCCCAGACCGGAAGTTGCGGAATATGTAAAAGCATGGCAGGGCACAGAAGGGATAAAAGTATGGACGCTACGTTACGGACCGAGAGATAAACATCAGGCACTGGTTCAGATTACCGGAGCTGATCATGACTGGGACGGAAAAATCCAGCTGATGAATATTGAAGATAAAGGAGCGCGTAAAGATTACAGTGTCATGGTCAATGGCAAAAAATACGTGGTACTGCTTATCGACAAGTACAACAATGGAGAGGTTTACCTTCCCGGCGAAAAAAATGAGCACAAAGTCTTTTACAGTGACGACCTGTCAAGTCAGGGTAATGCACAGTATTTTCTGACTGATTATCTGAATCAGGAAACAGGGACAGCCGAATAG
- a CDS encoding Magnesium transporter MgtE (ID:JIFNMEKO_02012;~source:Prodigal:2.6): MSVILPQGQQLAGIRHRILTLLIEDDGLVDTLLDKQQKCSPEEKRQLDDDAQEIKSYIPLLHAADIADLLEALPEDQRHALWHLIATERRGKVLVEASKNVWDSLIEEMSDRELLRAIKPLDIDEQAYLVKYLPRDLTGRLLTSLEPEQRSRVMELMDFDHDRVARIMDFNLITVPADITLATVQRYLRKKKQIPDGTDKIFVIDKRNHLQGVLPLTDILLNKPGMQVCDVMNSKPSTFYLDDKAQTAAGAFERYDLITAPVIDARGKLIGRITVDDIVDLVNEQNEKNIRDMGGINRDEDVFAPVRKAVRTRWTWLAINLCTAFIASRVIGLFESTISQLVALATLMPIVAGIGGNTGNQTITMIVRALALRQVEPGNFSFLIWRELGVALINGVCWGGIMGMITWTMYDNAAMGGVMMLAMMLNLLLAALMGVLIPLIMTKLHRDPAIGSSVLITALTDTGGFFIFLGLATLFLLH; encoded by the coding sequence ATGTCCGTCATTTTGCCTCAGGGCCAACAACTTGCCGGGATCCGTCACCGCATATTAACACTTTTAATTGAAGATGACGGACTGGTCGATACGCTACTCGACAAACAACAAAAATGCTCTCCTGAGGAGAAGCGTCAACTTGATGATGACGCACAGGAAATAAAATCGTATATCCCTCTTCTGCATGCTGCCGATATCGCCGATTTGCTGGAAGCCCTGCCAGAAGATCAACGACACGCTCTCTGGCATCTTATCGCTACCGAACGGCGCGGCAAGGTATTGGTTGAGGCTTCCAAAAACGTCTGGGATAGCCTGATCGAAGAGATGAGTGATCGTGAGCTTTTGCGCGCGATAAAACCGCTGGATATCGATGAACAGGCTTATCTGGTTAAATATCTTCCCCGCGATCTCACCGGCAGGCTGTTGACCTCACTGGAACCAGAGCAACGTTCCCGTGTCATGGAACTGATGGATTTTGACCACGATCGGGTTGCCCGGATCATGGACTTCAATCTTATCACCGTACCCGCTGATATTACACTTGCTACCGTGCAACGCTATTTACGTAAGAAGAAACAGATTCCGGACGGCACAGATAAAATTTTTGTCATCGACAAGCGTAATCATCTGCAAGGCGTTTTACCCCTTACCGATATTTTATTAAATAAACCCGGTATGCAGGTTTGTGATGTCATGAACAGTAAACCATCCACCTTCTATCTGGATGATAAAGCGCAGACGGCTGCAGGGGCTTTCGAGCGTTATGACCTGATCACGGCGCCAGTAATCGATGCCCGAGGCAAATTAATCGGCCGTATCACGGTTGATGATATTGTCGATTTAGTGAATGAGCAGAACGAAAAAAATATCCGTGATATGGGTGGGATTAACCGGGACGAAGATGTTTTCGCCCCGGTACGTAAAGCTGTTCGCACCCGTTGGACATGGCTGGCCATCAATCTTTGTACTGCGTTTATTGCTTCCCGTGTCATTGGCTTATTTGAATCGACCATTTCCCAGCTGGTGGCTCTGGCGACACTGATGCCCATTGTCGCCGGGATAGGTGGTAACACCGGCAATCAGACCATCACCATGATTGTACGCGCTCTGGCGCTGCGTCAGGTAGAACCGGGGAATTTCTCTTTTCTTATCTGGCGTGAACTGGGTGTTGCTCTGATAAATGGGGTGTGCTGGGGTGGTATTATGGGTATGATCACCTGGACAATGTACGACAACGCAGCGATGGGTGGAGTAATGATGCTGGCGATGATGCTCAATTTGCTTCTCGCCGCCCTGATGGGAGTGTTAATCCCGCTGATCATGACAAAGTTACATCGCGATCCGGCCATTGGCTCCAGCGTACTGATCACTGCCCTGACAGACACCGGCGGGTTCTTTATCTTCCTCGGTCTGGCTACGCTGTTTTTACTGCATTAA
- a CDS encoding hypothetical protein (ID:JIFNMEKO_02013;~source:Prodigal:2.6): MKNHQHLGRRWLSVIILFAGSVVFTTQASEHTTLASERAAFKTEIVDTSFQGDGPAAMPPADIFSLIRYPAKDGGMSAFVTPDPKDGKKHPAVIWLIGGYGGIGDDDFFWSKQPEDNDQSGSAFREAGLVMMVPSFRGENDNPGHYEMFYGEIDDLDAARRYLAALPYVDADRIYLAGHSTGGTRVLLASEMLTGFRAAFALGGIPDLQQRIANGSMQVAIPFNQKNPQEFRLRSPGNFITSITSPTYILKVKNITGVSFLYCREQPGKRISLSMFIR, encoded by the coding sequence ATGAAAAATCACCAACACCTCGGGCGTCGATGGTTGAGTGTCATTATTCTTTTTGCAGGCAGTGTAGTGTTTACTACCCAAGCCAGCGAACATACTACACTGGCAAGTGAGCGAGCTGCATTTAAAACAGAAATTGTCGATACCAGTTTTCAGGGGGATGGTCCTGCTGCAATGCCGCCAGCTGATATTTTTTCTCTGATTCGTTATCCGGCTAAAGATGGCGGTATGTCGGCATTTGTGACGCCCGATCCTAAAGATGGGAAAAAACATCCAGCCGTCATCTGGCTGATCGGCGGTTATGGGGGAATCGGCGATGATGATTTTTTCTGGAGTAAGCAACCGGAAGACAACGATCAGAGTGGAAGTGCATTCAGAGAAGCCGGATTGGTGATGATGGTACCGAGTTTTCGTGGTGAAAATGATAATCCGGGTCACTATGAGATGTTTTATGGTGAAATAGATGATCTGGACGCCGCAAGACGTTATCTCGCCGCTTTACCTTATGTTGATGCAGACAGAATTTATCTCGCAGGGCACAGCACTGGTGGCACCAGAGTCTTACTGGCGAGTGAAATGCTCACCGGTTTTCGGGCTGCGTTTGCGCTGGGTGGGATCCCCGATTTACAGCAACGCATTGCTAATGGATCAATGCAGGTAGCAATTCCGTTTAACCAAAAAAATCCACAGGAATTTCGTTTACGTTCACCGGGTAATTTTATTACTTCGATTACATCACCAACCTATATTTTGAAGGTGAAGAATATTACTGGAGTGAGTTTTCTCTATTGCAGAGAACAGCCAGGAAAGCGAATATCCCTTTCTATGTTTATCAGATAA
- the ppk gene encoding Polyphosphate kinase (ID:JIFNMEKO_02009;~source:Prodigal:2.6), translated as MGQEKLYIEKELSWLSFNERVLQEAADKTNPLIERMRFLGIYSNNLDEFYKVRFADLKRRILIGEEQGQPNTPRHLLNKIQARVQKNDQEFDALYNELLLEMARNQIFLINERQLSPNQQLWLRDYFKFNLRQHITPILINSDTDLTAFLKDDYTYLSVEIIRGDDIHYALLEIPSDKVPRFVNLPPEAPRRRKPMILLDNILRYCLGDIFRGFFDYDALNAYSMKMTRDADYDLVTEMESSLLELMSSSLKQRLTAAPVRFVYQRDMPNAMVEMLRQKLNISNYDSILPGGRYHNFKDFISFPNVGKANLVNKPLPQLRHTLFDRFRNGFDAIRNHDVLLYYPYHTFEHVLELLRQASFDPAVLGIKINIYRVAKNSRIIDAMIHAAYNGKKVTVVVELQARFDEAANIHWAKRLTEAGVHVIFSAPGLKIHAKLFLISRREGDEIIRYAHIGTGNFNEKTARIYTDYSLLTTDARITNEVRRVFNFIENPYRPVTFEHLLVSPQNSREMLYMLIEQEIRHAQQGLSSGITLKVNNLVDNGLVDRLYAASSAGVKINLLVRGMCSLIPHLEGISDNINVISIVDRYLEHDRVYIFDNAGDKKVFLSSADWMTRNIDHRIEVAVPLLDPILKQRVLDIIAILFSDTVKSRIVDKELSNRYVPRGNRRKVRAQLAIYDYIKSLEQPD; from the coding sequence ATGGGTCAGGAAAAATTATATATTGAAAAAGAATTAAGCTGGTTATCCTTCAATGAACGTGTATTGCAGGAAGCGGCCGACAAAACAAATCCGCTTATCGAGCGTATGCGTTTCCTTGGTATTTATTCGAATAATCTGGATGAGTTTTATAAAGTACGGTTCGCTGATTTGAAGCGACGTATTCTGATTGGTGAAGAGCAGGGACAACCCAATACGCCTCGTCATTTGCTGAATAAAATCCAGGCCAGAGTGCAAAAAAATGATCAGGAGTTTGATGCTCTCTACAACGAACTGTTACTGGAGATGGCGCGCAACCAAATTTTTCTGATCAACGAACGACAACTCTCACCCAATCAGCAACTTTGGCTACGCGATTACTTCAAATTTAATCTGCGGCAGCACATTACACCAATCCTTATCAACAGTGATACCGATTTGACCGCGTTTCTGAAAGATGATTACACCTATCTTTCTGTTGAGATCATCCGTGGTGACGATATTCATTACGCTTTACTGGAAATTCCATCAGATAAAGTACCACGTTTCGTTAATCTGCCCCCGGAAGCACCAAGAAGGCGTAAGCCAATGATTTTACTGGATAATATACTCCGGTATTGCCTGGGTGATATCTTCCGTGGCTTTTTTGACTACGATGCTCTCAACGCCTATTCGATGAAAATGACCCGCGATGCCGACTATGACCTGGTCACTGAAATGGAATCAAGCCTGCTGGAGCTGATGTCATCCAGTCTGAAACAGCGTCTGACTGCAGCACCGGTACGTTTTGTTTATCAGCGCGATATGCCTAACGCGATGGTCGAAATGCTACGCCAAAAGCTGAATATCTCCAATTACGACTCTATTCTGCCGGGCGGACGCTACCATAATTTCAAAGACTTTATTTCTTTTCCTAATGTTGGCAAAGCAAATCTGGTCAATAAACCGCTGCCGCAATTACGACATACTCTTTTTGACCGCTTCCGCAATGGTTTCGATGCCATTCGTAATCACGATGTTCTGCTGTATTACCCCTACCACACGTTTGAGCATGTGCTGGAGTTACTGCGTCAGGCCTCGTTTGATCCGGCGGTGTTAGGGATTAAAATTAACATTTACCGGGTGGCGAAAAACTCACGCATTATCGATGCAATGATCCACGCCGCTTACAACGGTAAAAAAGTCACTGTGGTGGTTGAGCTGCAAGCGCGTTTTGACGAAGCTGCCAATATTCACTGGGCAAAGCGCCTGACAGAAGCGGGCGTACACGTCATCTTTTCTGCACCGGGACTAAAGATTCACGCCAAACTGTTTTTAATTTCCCGCCGCGAAGGTGATGAAATTATTCGCTATGCCCATATAGGAACCGGTAATTTTAACGAAAAAACGGCACGAATCTATACTGACTACTCATTACTGACGACCGATGCCCGGATCACGAATGAAGTCCGTCGTGTGTTTAATTTTATAGAAAATCCATATCGCCCGGTGACTTTTGAGCATCTCCTGGTTTCACCGCAAAACTCGCGCGAAATGCTTTATATGCTGATCGAGCAGGAAATTAGGCACGCGCAGCAGGGATTATCTTCAGGTATCACATTAAAAGTGAACAATCTTGTGGATAATGGCCTGGTCGATCGTTTATACGCTGCCTCTTCTGCCGGGGTAAAAATCAACCTGCTGGTCCGCGGTATGTGCTCACTGATCCCACATCTGGAGGGAATCAGTGATAATATCAATGTCATCAGCATTGTCGATCGTTACCTCGAACATGATCGGGTCTATATTTTCGATAACGCAGGCGATAAAAAAGTATTCCTCTCTTCTGCCGACTGGATGACGCGTAATATTGATCACCGTATCGAAGTTGCAGTCCCGCTACTCGATCCAATCTTAAAACAGCGTGTTCTGGATATTATTGCTATCCTGTTCAGTGACACGGTCAAATCGAGGATCGTAGATAAAGAGCTGAGCAACCGATATGTACCTCGTGGCAATCGCCGCAAAGTGCGTGCACAGCTGGCTATCTACGATTACATTAAATCTCTGGAACAACCCGACTAA